The following coding sequences lie in one Planococcus lenghuensis genomic window:
- a CDS encoding ISL3 family transposase: protein MRCPICGGRTHRHDRKIRRFRHGYAWHIGTLWIELAVPRQRCLGCAYTFTYDYGLGLIRYSTAAYRREIVRRCHGRALSDVASEYQLPYTTVERWFYRYAPEQAKEEKAERICVDEFAFRKGHSYATSVLNADTGSVLAVARGRDEEAIKTVLAKVKGSVKVVVSDLAPAMAKAIQATFPSAGHILDRFHIIQFFTEALKRRRRYLIEAKKHHTVRFIDRCLACEPAALTEGERAYVFRWLEEDSHLCHLYQALQHIRYVFKATTPTQAGRRLSDWMKRYQFHGCRAAAKIAKSLIVRETALLETILSPLSNGIMEGTNNKIKLIKRRGYGYRNDAHLFLRIRLETG from the coding sequence ATCCGCTGTCCGATTTGTGGCGGAAGAACCCATCGCCATGATCGGAAAATCCGCCGCTTTCGCCATGGGTATGCCTGGCATATTGGTACCCTGTGGATTGAACTAGCCGTTCCCAGACAGCGCTGCTTGGGTTGTGCCTACACGTTCACCTACGATTACGGGCTTGGGCTCATCCGTTATTCCACCGCTGCCTACCGTCGCGAAATCGTCCGTCGCTGCCATGGCCGCGCCCTTTCGGACGTGGCCTCCGAGTATCAGCTGCCATATACCACGGTGGAACGGTGGTTTTACCGGTATGCGCCAGAACAGGCAAAAGAAGAAAAAGCGGAACGGATCTGTGTCGATGAGTTCGCTTTCCGTAAAGGCCATTCCTATGCGACCAGTGTGCTGAATGCCGATACCGGAAGCGTGCTGGCTGTCGCCCGCGGACGGGACGAGGAGGCGATCAAAACTGTCCTGGCAAAGGTGAAGGGATCTGTGAAAGTGGTGGTGAGCGATCTGGCACCCGCCATGGCCAAGGCAATCCAAGCCACCTTTCCGTCCGCCGGCCACATCCTGGACCGTTTCCATATCATTCAATTCTTTACGGAGGCGCTCAAAAGGAGGCGCCGGTATTTGATCGAGGCGAAAAAGCATCACACGGTCCGCTTTATCGACCGTTGCCTGGCGTGTGAGCCGGCGGCTCTTACTGAAGGAGAGCGTGCCTATGTATTCCGCTGGCTGGAGGAAGACAGCCACCTATGCCATCTCTATCAGGCTTTACAGCACATCCGGTATGTCTTCAAAGCGACAACACCTACACAGGCAGGGCGACGGCTTTCCGACTGGATGAAGCGCTATCAGTTCCATGGATGCCGGGCAGCAGCTAAAATCGCAAAGAGCCTGATCGTTAGGGAAACCGCATTACTGGAAACCATTCTGTCCCCTTTATCAAACGGCATTATGGAAGGAACGAACAATAAGATCAAACTTATCAAAAGACGGGGATACGGCTACCGGAACGATGCCCATCTTTTCCTGCGAATCCGCTTGGAGACCGGGTGA